TGTTTTAGCTTTAGAAAATAAGTTTATTCCCCCCAATTTACATCTTAATCAGCCTAATTCTAATGTAGAGTGGCAAAATTTACCTTTCAAACTGCCAGAGAAACCAATCAACTGGAATAAATCAGCGCAACCTCGCATTGCTGGAGTTAGTAGCTTTGGTTTTAGTGGCACTAATGCTCATGTTGTTGTTAAAGAGGCTGATGTATTGGTTAAGGAAGAAAGGGAAAAAGGGAGAGAGGGAGATGGAAAAAAATTGCATCTGTTTACTTTATCTGCCAGAAACCAAAAAGCTCTATTTCAACTAGCTGCAAATTACGTTGATTATCTAGAATTACACCCCAATCTTTTAATTGAAGATATTTGTTATACGGTTAATGTAGGGCGATCGCATTTTAATCATAGAATAGCTCTTACTGTTACTTCTATTGCGCAATTGCAAGCCGAGTTAGTCCAATACACTGCTCAAGAAACATCATCAAAATTGTGGCAAAGTAAGGTTAGTTTTAATCATAATCCTAAACTTGCTTTAATAGTTTCGACTCAAGTTAGTAGCGAGTTGAAAGAGTTAGCTGAATCTTTGATCGATAATCCCTTTGTTTCAAGCGATACAGCTAATATTTATTGGAAGATAGACAACTCTCAAACAATACCAAATAATAACCAAAAAACTATTGTTTCTCAAATAAAGCCAGATTTAAATAATTGGCAAATAATTATTTCTGAACTAGCTCAACTATATGTATTAGGAGTAAATATAAACTGGAAAGCATTAAGTAAAAATAGTGGTAAAAAAATTAGTCTTCCTACCTATCCATTTCAGCGACAAAAATATTGGTTAGACTAATAACTAATAACTAATAACTACGGCGCAGCCGTTTATTTTCTCATAAGACAAATTATATTTAATGTATTTATTAAACAACATACAATGGCAAGAATTAGCCTATATATACCGTCAAAAACACAGGCTTAATCGCTTAAAAGAAAGCAGCAAAAACTATCAATATAACTATAAAAATATAGGTGTTCCTGTATTACCTACTAGTTTAAAGCTGAGAGATTATCAACATCAGGCTGTAGGCAATTGGTTAGAAAACAAAGGCAGAGGAACTCTAAAGATGGCGACGGGTAGCGGTAAAACTATTATTGCTCTGGCGATCGCCGTAGAACTTTATCAACAAATAGGACTTCAGGCACTAATTATAGTCTGCCCATATCGGCATTTAGTAACTCAATGGTCGAGAGAATGTCAAAAGTTTAATCTCCAGCCAGTTATTGCCATGACGCGGGTAGACAATTGGCAAAGCGAACTATCTAATCAGCTATACAATTTAACAAACAATCCTCAATCTTTTCTAACAATTATTACTACCAACTCCACTTTAATAAGTGCAGGATTTCAATCTCAGCTTAAATATTTTCCTCCCAAAACTTTAATTATTGGCGATGAGGCACATAATTTAGGTTCAACTCGCATCGAGTCTAGTTTACCCAGAAATATTGGCTTACGTTTGGCTCTTTCTGCTACTCCAGAAAGACAATATGATGAACTAGGAACAGAAGCTTTACTAAGCTATTTTGGCTCAATAATTAAACCAGAATTTACCTTAGCTGATGCGATCGAACAAGAAGCACTAGTTCACTATTTATACTATCCTGTCTTTGTTGAATTAACTGCTACAGAAGCATCTGCCTACGCCAAGCTAACCAAGCGTATTGGCTGGAGTTTGAGCAAGAATCATAGTTTTGCCAACAACGATACTTTAACCTCTTTACTAACAAAGCGATCGCGTTTAATTGCCACAGCAGCTAATAAGTTAACTTGCCTTCAAGAATTAATGGCATCTAGACTTAATACTAGCCATACGCTGTTTTATTGCGGTGATGGATATTTAGATAGTGGTGTACGTCAAATTGATGCGGTGACTCATTTATTAGGCAAAAAGCTAGGCTATCGCGTCAATACCTATACTACCGAAACATCCTTAGAAGAAAGAGAGCTTTTATGCCGTCAGTTTGAAGCGGGAGAGTTACAAGGTTTGGTCGCCATTCGCTGTCTAGACGAAGGAATAGATATACCTGCAATCAAAACCGCAATTATTCTCGCCAGCAGCAGTAACCCCCGTCAGTTTATTCAGCGTCGCGGTCGAATTTTGCGTCCTCACCCTGGCAAAAAACAGGCAACTTTGTTTGACACTATTGTTATACCTCCAGATTTAGATCGCGAAACCTGGGAGGTTGAAAGAAACTTATTACGCAAAGAATTACTCAGATTTATTACTTTTGCTGAATTGGCAGATAACGCTGATGAGGCTACAAAGAAATTATTAAGATTGCAAGAACGATATGAACTTTAGTAGACCTCTTGCACGAATCATAAATATTGGTTAGGTATGAAGTCAGAGGTCAGAGGTCAGAGGTCAGAGGTCAGGAATTAAAAACTAACATCGAAAATATCTAAAAAAAATATTTATACAAGAAGTCTAGTCTTTAGTCGGTTAACAGTTAATAATAGTTAAAATCAGTAGCATTTTGATGAGCTAAAATTATTTTGTCTAGGTATGCGAACTATTAAAATTTGGTGATAGAAAAAAGATAAATTAATATGGCTTCAACTATTTACAAGTGGTCTATAGATGAATGGCACGAGTTAGTGGACTCAGGTGTATTAGAAGGAAAGCCTGTCGAACTTCTAGAAGGAAATATAGTTGAAATGAGTCCCGAAGGAGTTGAGCATAGCTATACGAATCAATCAGTCAGCGATTACCTTAGAAACTTGCTTAAGGGAAAAGCATCTATTAGAGATGCTCATCCAATCACCTTAGATAATAGTGAACCAGAACCCGATATTGCGATCGTTCAACTGCCAACAACTATTTATCGTCAACATCATCCTTTTGCAGAAAATATCTATCTGCTGATTGAGGTATCTAATAGAAGTTTGAAAAAAGATCTCGAAGAAAAAATCATCACTTATGCTCGTAACGGCATACCTGAATATTGGGTGATAGATTTAAAGAACAAAAAGCTGATCGCTCATACTCAACCACAAAAGGGTATCTATTCACAAATTATTGAATACCAATCGGGAACGATTACGCTTCAAGCCTTTCCTAATGTTAATGTCGATTTGAGTAAACTGCTGCTGTATTAATATTTTATTCTTGGCAAAATAGTTAATAAGTATTCCATTAATGTTTAGATCTCACGCAGAGAGGTCAGACCCCCTAAAGGGTTCGACATCGGAAAGCATTCCCTTGCGCCCTTCGGCGACGCGGGGTCTTTCCTCAGTTTGCTTATGCCGACGGGGCTTATAAAGGGCAAGGAAGCTCGGTCGGGTTCCCCGACCAAGAGCAGGTCTTGCCTGGGCGGACGCAGGTTCCGCCCACAGCCCCTTGGAAACCCGTCCACCGCAACTGTCTCACCGCGTCGTCCGAAGGCGCAAAGAAAGGCGCATAGTTCGCCGCATCTAATGCTGACAAGCGCAAAGACGCAAAAGAGTTAAATCTTATTTAGTGCATTGCATTGTCATAGAGAAGTGGTATCAGTAGAAAGAACAAGACATAGGATAATGGTGAACCACAAACATTAAGACATTGATTTAAAAATGATTACTAGTAACGAATTGGATTGGTTAGCAGTATGCGGTTATTTGGGTGTGACATTATTTGTGATGTGGCGCATTTTTACCAGCAAATAAAAATTAAGTCAGATAATATTAACTCGATTGAGATTATTGCAATCAACAATTAAGAGTATTTAGTTTTTTATAATCGGATGATTTTCACACAAGCTATCATTTCTTTATTGATAAGTAAAAAATAACATATTTTATAGTAAACAATAGCTATTTAGCTACATCGTAAAGCTGTCGGTTTAGCTTGGCAACGGCTTGCTCACAATACCATTCAATAGACTTGTTAGGGCTATAATACATTATCTGTTTGATGATTGCCATTGCTTTATTGCTATCATCGTTAACTAAAATCAATAACTCTGAAGCTAATTCTTGAGTTGCTTTGCTAGTAGGAGGGTTATCTCTTCTTGGCTGTGCTGATAAACAATTTTGAAAATCAGTATCCTGGTTGGGCATTTCTAATTTAATACATATATATATTCAAAATTATTTTAGTATGGCAAAATAGAGTGTGATTTTGATCATATTTTTAGCACTTTCTTACATATTCCTATAGTGGCATTCATCTTCCAGTTAACCACTAACAACCAAACCATAAACAGAAATATCAGTAGCTTTCAAGTAAACTGCTAAATGTTCTAAATTTCTTTGCAAAAATAAAAAAGTAAAGTAACCTGATTGTGAATTTAAAGACAATAGCAACAGTTGTCTGATAAGCTTCTTGGTAAGGAATTTATATGTATATGAAACGGATTTTTATTACTGGCGCAAGTGGTTGTATTGGTCACTATATAAGCGAAGCACTAATTCAAAATACTAACCATGAACTATATTTGCTAGTAAGAAATCCTGATAAGCTTCAGTTTGATTATCAAGCTCGCCCAGGAATCCATATCCTACAGGGAGATATGTATCGTATTGAAGACTATAGCGATTTGCTACTTAAAGAAATTAACGTGGCAATTTTAGCTGCTACTGCATGGGGAGGAGAAAGCGAGACTTACGATATTAATGTAGTTAAAACTTTGGAGTTAATCAATTTACTCAATCCCAAAGTTTGTGAACGAATTATTTATTTTTCTACCGCCAGTATATTAGATCAAAATAACCAGTTATTATTACAAGCCAATCAATTTGGTCATGATTACATTCGCACTAAGTATCAATGTTTTGCTCAACTTGCTCAACAAGCGATCGCCGATAAGATTATAGTCGTCTTTCCCACTCTAGTTTTTGGAGGTGATCGAGACAAACCTTATTCTCATTTGAGCGCGGGTATTACCGACGTAACTAAATGGATTGGCTTGATTCGCTGGTTTAGCGTCGATGGTAGCTTTCATTTTATCCACGCCCAGGATATAGCTGGAGTAATTAGCTATTTGGTAGAGCATCCTGAGTTTTCTCCATCACAAAAAGAAGACGCAGAAGTAGACTGCTTGGTAATCGGTAATCCAGCCATCACCGTAGATCGGGTGATCGCTGATATAGCTAAATATTTTGGTAAAAGAACTTATATCCGCTTCCCTCTATACATTTGGCTTGCTAATATTTTTATTCAAATTTTTCAGATTCAGATGGACTCCTGGAGTCGTTTTTCGC
This DNA window, taken from Pleurocapsa sp. FMAR1, encodes the following:
- a CDS encoding DNA phosphorothioation system restriction enzyme; amino-acid sequence: MYLLNNIQWQELAYIYRQKHRLNRLKESSKNYQYNYKNIGVPVLPTSLKLRDYQHQAVGNWLENKGRGTLKMATGSGKTIIALAIAVELYQQIGLQALIIVCPYRHLVTQWSRECQKFNLQPVIAMTRVDNWQSELSNQLYNLTNNPQSFLTIITTNSTLISAGFQSQLKYFPPKTLIIGDEAHNLGSTRIESSLPRNIGLRLALSATPERQYDELGTEALLSYFGSIIKPEFTLADAIEQEALVHYLYYPVFVELTATEASAYAKLTKRIGWSLSKNHSFANNDTLTSLLTKRSRLIATAANKLTCLQELMASRLNTSHTLFYCGDGYLDSGVRQIDAVTHLLGKKLGYRVNTYTTETSLEERELLCRQFEAGELQGLVAIRCLDEGIDIPAIKTAIILASSSNPRQFIQRRGRILRPHPGKKQATLFDTIVIPPDLDRETWEVERNLLRKELLRFITFAELADNADEATKKLLRLQERYEL
- a CDS encoding Uma2 family endonuclease; translated protein: MASTIYKWSIDEWHELVDSGVLEGKPVELLEGNIVEMSPEGVEHSYTNQSVSDYLRNLLKGKASIRDAHPITLDNSEPEPDIAIVQLPTTIYRQHHPFAENIYLLIEVSNRSLKKDLEEKIITYARNGIPEYWVIDLKNKKLIAHTQPQKGIYSQIIEYQSGTITLQAFPNVNVDLSKLLLY
- a CDS encoding NAD-dependent epimerase/dehydratase family protein; this encodes MKRIFITGASGCIGHYISEALIQNTNHELYLLVRNPDKLQFDYQARPGIHILQGDMYRIEDYSDLLLKEINVAILAATAWGGESETYDINVVKTLELINLLNPKVCERIIYFSTASILDQNNQLLLQANQFGHDYIRTKYQCFAQLAQQAIADKIIVVFPTLVFGGDRDKPYSHLSAGITDVTKWIGLIRWFSVDGSFHFIHAQDIAGVISYLVEHPEFSPSQKEDAEVDCLVIGNPAITVDRVIADIAKYFGKRTYIRFPLYIWLANIFIQIFQIQMDSWSRFSLDYRHFTYTNPVTPASFGMTNYCSTVEELMDVSGV